In Paracoccus sp. TOH, a single window of DNA contains:
- a CDS encoding NnrS family protein, with the protein MGKSAKSLRPEGGIPRGLSRTGPVLFSYGFRPFFLGGALWAVVIMLLWIAALTGHGAPGGAYGASHWHMHEMLFGFSSAILAGFLMTAVPNWTGRMPLSGRPLMALSALWLAGRLAITFPPTASPLPGVVLESLFLPVMALVFLTEIVAGRKWRDLKVVGAVAVLALANIGFHLAVLRDGDPAMAARAAISAYVLLIIIIGGRITPSFTRNWLARRGPGPLPVPYNRFDTVVSCASAATLLGWVLAPEALPVALAACAAAALNLARLARWRGWLTAREPLVLSLHGGYLMLALGFAAVGLAGFGVMSTAAALHVFGVGAIGGEMLAVMTRATRGHTGRELTASLPTSLSYLAIFAAALLRPAAEFGAYEPLIHATGAAWILAFGLFCVEHAPMLLRQRKTLRGA; encoded by the coding sequence ATGGGCAAATCTGCGAAATCCCTGCGCCCCGAGGGCGGCATTCCGCGCGGTCTGTCGCGGACCGGCCCGGTGCTGTTCTCCTATGGCTTTCGGCCGTTCTTCCTGGGCGGGGCGCTTTGGGCGGTGGTGATCATGCTGCTGTGGATCGCGGCGCTGACCGGCCATGGCGCGCCGGGCGGCGCCTATGGCGCCAGCCATTGGCACATGCACGAGATGCTGTTCGGCTTTTCATCGGCGATCCTGGCCGGCTTCCTGATGACGGCGGTGCCGAACTGGACCGGCCGCATGCCGCTGTCCGGGCGGCCGCTGATGGCGCTTTCGGCGCTGTGGCTGGCCGGGCGCCTGGCGATCACCTTTCCGCCGACCGCTTCGCCGCTGCCCGGCGTGGTGCTGGAATCGCTGTTCCTGCCGGTGATGGCGCTGGTCTTCCTGACCGAGATCGTCGCCGGCCGCAAATGGCGCGACCTGAAGGTGGTGGGCGCGGTCGCGGTGCTGGCGCTGGCCAATATCGGCTTTCACCTTGCGGTGCTGCGCGACGGCGACCCGGCGATGGCGGCGCGGGCGGCGATTTCGGCCTATGTGCTGCTGATCATCATCATCGGCGGGCGCATCACCCCCAGCTTCACCCGCAACTGGCTGGCGCGGCGGGGCCCGGGGCCGCTGCCGGTGCCCTACAACAGGTTCGACACCGTGGTTTCCTGCGCCTCGGCCGCCACGCTTCTGGGCTGGGTGCTTGCGCCCGAGGCGCTGCCGGTGGCGCTGGCCGCCTGCGCGGCGGCGGCGCTGAACCTGGCCCGGCTGGCGCGCTGGCGCGGCTGGCTGACCGCGCGCGAGCCGCTGGTCCTGTCGCTGCATGGCGGCTACCTGATGCTCGCCCTGGGTTTCGCCGCCGTGGGCCTGGCCGGTTTCGGCGTGATGAGCACCGCGGCGGCGCTGCATGTCTTCGGCGTCGGCGCCATCGGCGGCGAGATGCTGGCGGTGATGACCCGCGCCACCCGCGGCCATACCGGACGCGAGCTGACCGCCTCGCTGCCGACCAGCCTCAGCTATCTGGCGATCTTCGCGGCGGCGCTGCTGCGGCCGGCGGCCGAGTTCGGCGCCTATGAGCCGCTGATCCACGCCACCGGCGCCGCCTGGATCCTGGCCTTCGGGCTGTTTTGCGTCGAACATGCGCCGATGCTGCTGCGCCAGCGCAAGACCCTGCGCGGCGCCTAG
- a CDS encoding ABC transporter permease subunit: MSAILTIARRELAEGIRNRWVVSMTVVMAALASVIAALGSAPTGSTATGALDVVVVGLASLTIFLVPLIALLLSHDAITREAERGTLLLLLSHPLSRPQVVAGKFLGQLAILALATVIGFGFAAIFVIWRHGAEGWQAFAMMTAISVLLGAVFLALGTLASAVVQESSTAAGIAIGLWLLFVALYDMALLAALVARGGHAVPGWIMDLALLLNPTDAYRLLTLGEGASAMLSGMGGVYDNSQLTPGLLAAALLLWCALPLTLAMTAFSRRNL, translated from the coding sequence ATGTCCGCGATCCTGACCATCGCCCGCCGCGAACTGGCCGAGGGCATCCGCAACCGCTGGGTCGTCTCGATGACCGTGGTCATGGCGGCGCTGGCCTCGGTCATCGCCGCGCTGGGTTCGGCACCCACCGGCTCGACCGCGACCGGCGCGCTGGACGTGGTGGTGGTGGGGCTGGCCAGCCTGACCATCTTCCTGGTGCCGCTGATCGCGCTGCTGCTCTCGCATGACGCCATCACCCGCGAGGCCGAGCGCGGCACGCTGCTGCTGCTGCTCAGCCATCCGCTGTCGCGGCCGCAGGTGGTGGCGGGCAAGTTTCTGGGCCAGCTCGCCATCCTGGCGCTGGCCACGGTGATCGGCTTCGGCTTCGCGGCGATCTTCGTGATCTGGCGCCACGGCGCCGAGGGCTGGCAGGCCTTTGCCATGATGACCGCGATTTCGGTGCTGCTGGGGGCGGTGTTCCTGGCACTGGGAACGCTGGCTTCCGCGGTCGTGCAGGAAAGCTCGACCGCGGCGGGCATCGCCATCGGGCTGTGGCTGCTGTTCGTGGCGCTTTACGACATGGCGCTGCTGGCGGCACTGGTGGCGCGCGGCGGCCACGCGGTGCCGGGCTGGATCATGGACCTGGCGCTGCTGCTGAACCCGACCGACGCCTATCGCCTGCTGACGCTGGGCGAAGGCGCCTCGGCCATGCTGTCCGGCATGGGCGGCGTCTATGACAATTCGCAACTGACCCCGGGCCTGCTGGCGGCGGCGCTGCTTCTGTGGTGCGCGTTGCCGCTGACCCTGGCCATGACCGCATTCTCGCGAAGGAACCTGTAA
- a CDS encoding ABC transporter ATP-binding protein: MTAAPNDPTVILEGVGKSYGGRPVVSALSYTLPPGQVVALVGHNGAGKTTQIKMILGLTRADAGRISVLGADPGHGRAARAQLGYLPESVQFHLSFTGRETLGFYARLKGLPARGHEALFARVGLLDAADRPVRGYSKGMRQRLGLAQALLGAPRLLLLDEPTSGLDPALRRELYGIVADLARQGATVLLSSHALTELEGHAERVIVINQGRKIADGSLAELRRLAGLPSRLRFRASDGGLRRIDLAEAEKVTALRALLDTGAREITLEDPSLDDIYAHFLRSEAA, encoded by the coding sequence ATGACCGCCGCCCCGAACGACCCGACCGTGATCCTTGAAGGCGTGGGCAAAAGCTATGGCGGCCGCCCGGTGGTCAGCGCGCTTTCCTATACGCTGCCGCCCGGCCAGGTTGTGGCGCTGGTCGGCCATAACGGCGCCGGCAAGACCACGCAGATCAAGATGATACTGGGCCTGACCCGGGCGGATGCCGGGCGGATTTCTGTGCTGGGCGCCGATCCCGGCCATGGCCGCGCCGCCCGTGCGCAACTGGGTTACCTGCCGGAAAGCGTGCAGTTCCACCTGTCCTTTACCGGGCGCGAGACACTGGGCTTCTACGCCCGGCTCAAGGGCCTGCCGGCGCGCGGCCATGAGGCGCTGTTCGCGCGGGTCGGGCTGCTGGACGCCGCCGACCGGCCGGTGCGCGGCTATTCCAAGGGGATGCGCCAGCGCCTTGGCCTGGCGCAGGCGCTGCTGGGGGCGCCGCGGCTGCTGCTGCTGGACGAGCCGACCTCGGGTCTCGACCCCGCCCTGCGGCGCGAGCTTTACGGCATCGTCGCCGACCTGGCGCGGCAGGGCGCGACGGTGCTGCTGTCCTCGCACGCGCTGACCGAACTGGAAGGCCATGCCGAGCGGGTCATCGTCATCAACCAGGGCCGCAAGATCGCCGACGGCTCGCTGGCGGAACTGCGGCGGCTGGCCGGCCTGCCCTCGCGCCTGCGCTTCCGCGCCTCGGATGGCGGGCTGCGCCGCATCGACCTGGCCGAGGCCGAGAAGGTCACGGCACTGCGCGCCCTGCTCGACACCGGCGCGCGCGAGATCACCCTCGAGGATCCCAGCCTCGACGACATCTACGCCCATTTCCTGCGCAGCGAGGCCGCCTGA
- a CDS encoding DUF2249 domain-containing protein, whose protein sequence is MTDIVTLDVRPILAEGQEPLAAIMAAADALAEGQTLRLIAPFRPVPLFRVMERQGFLHSETPLGGNAWQIDFRRPEQALSLGSALEAFSWPEPSAFLDLTGLSEAEALARLTAALEAAAAGEVVFALLEREPATLLPRLAEAGHQWAGNHAADGSGYRLLLRRAEA, encoded by the coding sequence ATGACCGATATCGTCACCCTTGATGTAAGACCGATTCTGGCCGAGGGGCAGGAGCCCCTGGCCGCGATCATGGCTGCCGCCGATGCGCTGGCCGAGGGCCAGACCCTGCGGCTGATCGCGCCGTTCCGGCCGGTGCCGCTGTTCCGGGTGATGGAGCGGCAGGGCTTCCTCCACAGCGAAACCCCGCTGGGCGGCAATGCCTGGCAGATCGACTTCCGCCGCCCCGAACAGGCGCTGAGCCTCGGCAGCGCACTGGAAGCCTTCAGTTGGCCCGAGCCTTCGGCCTTCCTGGACCTGACCGGCCTGTCGGAAGCCGAGGCGCTGGCGCGACTGACCGCGGCGCTGGAGGCCGCGGCGGCGGGCGAGGTGGTCTTCGCCCTGCTCGAGCGCGAGCCCGCAACGCTGCTGCCGCGACTGGCCGAGGCGGGACATCAATGGGCCGGCAACCATGCCGCGGACGGCAGCGGCTACCGGCTGCTGCTGCGGCGGGCCGAAGCCTAG
- a CDS encoding cytochrome c, with product MREVLTKSMARNIFYGGSLFFILIFIGLFAHSHYYITHVSTDTAGLTPEVAAGKHLWEKKACINCHSILGEGAYFAPELGNVMKRWGVQDDPETAFEAMKGWMEAQPTGVEGRRQMPQFHLTDQEIRELTDFLLWTGRINTQNWPPNDAG from the coding sequence ATGCGCGAAGTCCTGACGAAGAGCATGGCCCGGAACATCTTTTATGGCGGGTCGCTGTTCTTCATTCTCATCTTCATCGGGCTTTTCGCCCATAGTCATTACTATATCACCCATGTCTCGACGGACACGGCCGGGCTGACGCCCGAGGTCGCCGCGGGCAAGCACCTGTGGGAAAAGAAGGCCTGCATCAACTGCCACTCGATCCTGGGCGAAGGCGCCTATTTCGCGCCCGAACTGGGCAACGTGATGAAACGCTGGGGCGTGCAGGACGATCCCGAGACCGCCTTCGAGGCAATGAAGGGCTGGATGGAAGCCCAGCCCACCGGCGTCGAGGGCCGTCGGCAGATGCCGCAATTCCACCTGACCGACCAGGAGATCCGCGAACTGACCGATTTCCTGCTGTGGACCGGGCGGATCAATACCCAGAACTGGCCGCCGAACGATGCGGGCTGA
- a CDS encoding FAD:protein FMN transferase, with the protein MRIDRRRFLTISAAALGAPLLAHAAPDDASGATVWRGQAMGAPVALILNHPDRTRAQALIRETRAELQRLENIFTLYRDSSELSELNRSGLLVTPSPEMVAALRLARHVHRLTGGRFDPSIQPLWRAHAAGDAAAVQAARQLVGFDRIRVSDDRILLRPGMALTLNGIAQGIITDRITALLRAGGAEHTLVDMGEIRAIGGRTAAEPWRVALAGGGEASLIDRAIATTEAGGFTFDAAGRLPHLIDPDTGAARADWARISVIADEAGLADALSTGFALAPAPAIRAALPALPGVEVRALDGQGRETRFT; encoded by the coding sequence ATGCGCATTGACCGCCGCCGTTTCCTGACCATCTCGGCCGCCGCGCTCGGCGCGCCGCTGCTGGCCCATGCCGCACCGGACGATGCCTCGGGCGCGACGGTCTGGCGCGGCCAGGCCATGGGCGCGCCGGTGGCGCTGATCCTGAACCATCCCGACCGCACCCGCGCCCAGGCGCTGATCCGCGAAACCCGGGCCGAGCTGCAGCGGCTCGAGAATATCTTCACCCTCTACCGCGACAGTTCCGAACTGTCCGAGCTGAACCGCAGCGGCCTGCTGGTCACGCCCAGCCCGGAGATGGTGGCGGCGCTGCGGCTGGCCCGGCATGTACACCGGCTGACCGGCGGACGCTTCGATCCCAGCATCCAGCCGCTCTGGCGCGCCCATGCGGCGGGGGACGCGGCGGCGGTGCAGGCGGCGCGGCAGCTGGTCGGATTCGACCGCATCCGGGTCAGCGACGACCGCATCCTGCTGCGCCCCGGCATGGCGCTGACGCTGAACGGCATCGCCCAAGGTATCATCACCGACCGCATCACCGCGCTGCTTCGTGCCGGCGGCGCCGAACACACGCTGGTCGACATGGGCGAGATCCGCGCCATCGGCGGCCGCACCGCCGCCGAACCCTGGCGCGTGGCGCTGGCGGGCGGCGGCGAGGCGTCGCTGATCGACCGCGCCATCGCCACCACCGAGGCGGGCGGCTTCACCTTCGACGCCGCCGGCCGGCTGCCGCATCTGATCGACCCCGACACCGGCGCGGCGCGCGCCGACTGGGCACGGATCTCGGTCATCGCCGACGAGGCGGGGCTGGCCGATGCGCTCTCGACCGGCTTCGCCCTGGCGCCAGCACCGGCGATCCGCGCCGCCCTGCCCGCCCTGCCCGGCGTCGAGGTGCGGGCGCTGGACGGTCAGGGCCGCGAAACCCGCTTTACCTGA
- a CDS encoding nitrous oxide reductase family maturation protein NosD: MLRPALGLGLALALLLSSPLAADRLRPADDAGLAQALANARPGDEILLGAGRWRGPLLIATPLTLRGEPGAVVDGAGQGHVIAVDAPDVRITGLGVTGSGSDLDRMDSGIFLTKRATGARVDGNVLTDNLHGIRIQGARDALVSGNRITGRLGRQSELGNGVSVWNAPGAAVEDNEIAQGRDGIFVSVSKKNAFRNNRIHDTRFAIHYMNTSDSEVSGNVSRDNAMGYAIMFSDRLTVTGNSSENDRDYGFLFNSANRSVLSGNRVIGRPAPESRWRDMGQSLEAGVPAPDPASAGNRIAPEKCVFIYNANKNRFTGNHFEGCAIGIHFTAGAEGNLMSRNDFVQNRVQVKYVGTRYLEWSLDGVGNYWSDNAAFDLNGDGLADSAYRPNDMVDKVMWTAPQARMLLTSPAVQILRFAQSRFPALLPGGVTDSHPLMFQNSERPLP; the protein is encoded by the coding sequence ATGCTGCGTCCCGCCCTTGGCCTTGGCCTTGCCCTTGCGCTGCTGCTGTCCTCGCCGCTGGCGGCGGACAGGCTGCGCCCGGCCGACGATGCCGGGCTGGCGCAGGCGCTGGCGAATGCCCGGCCGGGGGACGAAATCCTGCTGGGGGCCGGCCGCTGGCGCGGCCCCCTGCTGATCGCGACACCCTTGACCCTGCGCGGCGAACCCGGCGCGGTGGTCGATGGCGCGGGACAGGGCCATGTGATCGCGGTCGATGCCCCGGACGTGCGCATCACCGGGCTCGGCGTCACCGGCTCGGGCAGCGATCTCGACCGGATGGATTCCGGCATCTTCCTGACCAAACGCGCCACCGGCGCGCGCGTGGACGGCAATGTGCTGACCGACAACCTGCACGGCATCCGCATCCAGGGCGCGCGCGACGCGCTGGTTTCGGGCAACCGCATCACCGGCCGCCTGGGCCGGCAGTCCGAGCTTGGCAACGGCGTCAGCGTCTGGAACGCCCCCGGCGCCGCGGTCGAGGATAACGAGATCGCCCAGGGCCGCGACGGCATCTTCGTCTCGGTCTCCAAGAAGAACGCCTTCCGCAACAACCGCATCCACGACACCCGCTTCGCCATCCATTACATGAACACCTCGGACAGCGAGGTCAGCGGCAATGTCTCGCGCGACAATGCCATGGGCTATGCGATCATGTTCTCGGACCGGCTGACCGTCACCGGCAATTCCTCCGAGAACGACCGCGACTACGGCTTCCTGTTCAACTCGGCCAACCGCTCGGTGCTGTCGGGCAACCGGGTGATCGGCCGCCCGGCCCCGGAAAGCCGCTGGCGCGACATGGGCCAGAGCCTCGAGGCCGGCGTGCCAGCCCCCGACCCCGCCTCGGCCGGCAACCGCATCGCGCCCGAGAAATGCGTGTTCATCTACAATGCCAACAAGAACCGCTTCACCGGCAACCATTTCGAGGGCTGCGCCATCGGCATCCATTTCACCGCCGGGGCCGAGGGCAACCTGATGTCGCGCAACGATTTCGTGCAGAACCGCGTCCAGGTGAAATATGTCGGTACCCGCTATCTGGAATGGTCGCTGGACGGCGTCGGCAACTACTGGTCCGACAATGCCGCTTTCGACCTGAACGGCGACGGGCTGGCCGACAGCGCCTATCGCCCCAACGACATGGTGGACAAGGTGATGTGGACCGCCCCGCAGGCGCGGATGCTGCTGACCAGCCCGGCGGTGCAGATCCTGCGTTTCGCGCAAAGCCGCTTTCCCGCCCTGCTGCCCGGCGGCGTGACCGACAGCCACCCGCTGATGTTTCAGAATTCCGAAAGGCCCCTGCCATGA
- a CDS encoding pseudoazurin: MKRSLTLAAALAFLAVPALAADHQVQMLNKGADGAMVFEPAFVQAEVGDTITFVPTDKSHDVASLPGMLPEGVAEFESKLNEQYVLTVDKPGLYAVKCKPHLPMGMVALIQAGGDASNYDAVAGGKLPKKARQRMDAQLEKVAR; encoded by the coding sequence ATGAAACGCTCTCTGACATTGGCCGCCGCGCTGGCCTTTCTTGCCGTTCCGGCGCTGGCCGCGGACCATCAGGTGCAGATGCTGAACAAGGGCGCGGATGGCGCCATGGTCTTCGAGCCCGCCTTCGTGCAGGCCGAGGTGGGCGACACCATCACCTTCGTGCCCACCGACAAGAGCCATGACGTGGCCTCGCTGCCCGGCATGCTGCCCGAGGGCGTGGCCGAGTTCGAATCCAAGCTGAACGAACAATATGTGCTGACCGTGGACAAGCCCGGCCTTTATGCGGTGAAATGCAAGCCGCACCTGCCAATGGGCATGGTGGCGCTGATCCAGGCCGGCGGCGATGCCTCGAACTACGACGCGGTGGCCGGGGGCAAGCTGCCCAAGAAGGCCCGCCAGCGCATGGATGCGCAATTGGAAAAGGTCGCGCGCTAA
- the nosZ gene encoding TAT-dependent nitrous-oxide reductase codes for MTKDSDFRPNRRQLLASGMAVAAGAGSVAPRALLGAGAGLGAAAIAGQAAAQGAAEGQSFEVAPGELDEYYVLLSGGQSGEVRILGLPSMRELIRVPIFNRESATGWGQSNESIKVLTEGLTPQTREFLKDKGGFFSNGDAHHPHPSFTDGTYDGRYFFINDKANTRVARIRMDVMRCDKIIELPNQHTVHGLRLQKYPRTGYVFANGEDGVPLPNDGTALNDPSQYHSVFSAIDADTMQVAWQIIVDGNLDNVDADYQGKYAFATCYNSEGGVTLEETMEKDQDWLTIFNIQAIEAAVKAGEGQELNGVRVLDGRGEDNKLVRYVPVPNGPHGINTAPDGIHIVANGKLSPTVTVFDVRKFDDLFAGKIQPRDTVVAEPELGLGPLHTAYDGRGNAYTTLFIDSQICKWNIEDAIRAHNGEKVDPIRQKLDVHYQPGHNHTSMGQTKEADGKWLISLNKFSKDRFLNVGPLKPECDQLIDISGDEMKIVHDNPTFAEPHDATIIHASKVNPVSLWDRNDPFFADAVEQAKKDNIDLMIDSEVIRDGNKVRVYMTSSAPAFGLDSFTVKQGDEVTVYVTNIDEVEDLTHGFCIVNYGINIEVAPQATASVTFKADRPGVYWYYCSWFCHAMHMEMKGRMLVEPA; via the coding sequence ATGACCAAAGACAGTGATTTCCGGCCCAACCGACGCCAGCTTCTGGCCAGCGGCATGGCCGTCGCCGCCGGCGCGGGCAGCGTCGCGCCCCGCGCGCTGCTGGGCGCCGGCGCCGGGCTGGGCGCGGCGGCCATCGCCGGACAGGCGGCCGCGCAAGGCGCCGCCGAGGGGCAATCCTTCGAGGTGGCGCCGGGCGAGCTGGACGAATATTACGTCCTGCTCTCCGGCGGCCAATCGGGCGAGGTGCGCATCCTTGGCCTGCCCTCGATGCGCGAACTGATCCGGGTGCCGATCTTCAACCGCGAAAGCGCCACCGGCTGGGGGCAGTCCAACGAATCGATCAAGGTCCTGACCGAGGGGCTGACGCCGCAGACCCGCGAATTCCTCAAGGACAAGGGCGGCTTCTTCAGCAATGGCGATGCCCACCACCCGCATCCCTCGTTCACCGACGGCACCTATGACGGGCGCTATTTCTTCATCAACGACAAGGCCAACACCCGCGTCGCCCGCATCCGCATGGACGTGATGCGCTGCGACAAGATCATCGAGCTGCCGAACCAGCACACGGTCCACGGGCTGCGGCTGCAGAAATACCCCCGGACCGGCTATGTCTTCGCCAATGGCGAGGATGGCGTGCCGCTGCCCAATGACGGCACGGCGCTGAACGATCCCTCGCAATACCACTCGGTCTTCTCGGCCATCGACGCCGACACCATGCAGGTGGCCTGGCAGATCATCGTCGACGGCAACCTCGACAACGTCGACGCCGACTACCAGGGCAAATACGCCTTCGCGACCTGCTACAACTCGGAAGGCGGCGTGACGCTGGAAGAGACGATGGAAAAGGACCAGGACTGGCTGACCATCTTCAACATCCAGGCCATCGAAGCCGCGGTGAAGGCCGGCGAGGGCCAGGAGCTGAACGGCGTGCGCGTGCTTGACGGCCGCGGCGAGGACAACAAGCTGGTGCGCTACGTCCCCGTCCCGAACGGCCCGCACGGCATCAACACCGCGCCGGACGGCATCCATATCGTCGCCAACGGCAAGCTCTCGCCCACGGTCACGGTCTTCGACGTGCGCAAGTTCGACGACCTGTTCGCCGGCAAGATCCAGCCGCGCGACACCGTGGTGGCCGAGCCGGAGCTGGGCCTGGGTCCGCTGCACACCGCCTATGACGGCCGCGGCAATGCCTATACGACGCTGTTCATCGACAGCCAGATCTGCAAGTGGAACATCGAGGACGCGATCCGCGCCCATAATGGCGAGAAGGTCGACCCGATCCGGCAGAAGCTGGACGTGCACTATCAGCCCGGCCACAACCACACCTCGATGGGACAGACCAAGGAAGCCGATGGCAAATGGCTGATCTCGCTCAACAAGTTCTCGAAGGACCGCTTCCTGAACGTCGGGCCGCTGAAGCCGGAATGCGACCAGCTGATCGACATCTCGGGCGACGAGATGAAGATCGTCCACGACAACCCCACCTTCGCCGAGCCGCATGACGCGACGATCATCCACGCCTCCAAGGTGAACCCGGTTTCGCTCTGGGACCGCAACGATCCGTTCTTCGCCGATGCGGTCGAGCAGGCGAAAAAGGACAATATCGACCTGATGATCGACAGCGAGGTCATCCGCGACGGCAACAAGGTCCGGGTCTACATGACCTCTTCGGCCCCTGCCTTCGGGCTCGACAGCTTCACCGTCAAGCAGGGCGACGAGGTCACGGTCTATGTCACCAATATCGACGAGGTCGAAGACCTGACCCATGGCTTCTGCATCGTCAATTACGGCATCAACATCGAGGTCGCGCCGCAAGCCACCGCCTCGGTCACCTTCAAGGCCGACCGGCCGGGCGTCTACTGGTATTACTGCTCGTGGTTCTGCCATGCCATGCACATGGAGATGAAGGGCCGCATGCTGGTGGAGCCGGCCTGA
- a CDS encoding Crp/Fnr family transcriptional regulator — MPAHPAGAMRRDPMPEPLSLLPLFAGLDPAQLDVVRQGMARLALAPAEVLFTQGDPAARFFVLLDGRLKVTQVTEDGQQFIVRIVHPGELCGFAPALGRSHYPGSAEAMVESRLLAWPRARWEPLIGAAPSLAFSAIQAVGRKLDEAHIRLREMSTEEAGRRIAHLLLRLAREDAGPDTVPPPRPGPVEIPFPLTRQDIADMSGNTLHTASRIMAAWEADGILLRARRKVIIADVPALEAIAQAQS, encoded by the coding sequence ATGCCGGCCCATCCCGCCGGCGCCATGCGCAGGGATCCGATGCCGGAACCGCTTTCCCTTCTGCCGCTTTTCGCCGGGCTCGACCCGGCGCAGCTGGATGTGGTGCGCCAGGGCATGGCTCGGTTGGCGCTGGCGCCGGCCGAGGTGCTGTTCACCCAGGGCGACCCGGCGGCGCGGTTCTTCGTGCTGCTGGACGGCCGGCTGAAGGTCACGCAGGTGACCGAGGACGGCCAGCAGTTCATCGTCCGCATCGTCCATCCCGGCGAGCTTTGCGGTTTCGCCCCGGCGCTTGGCCGCAGCCATTATCCCGGCAGCGCCGAGGCCATGGTGGAAAGCCGCCTGCTGGCCTGGCCGCGCGCCCGCTGGGAGCCGTTGATCGGCGCCGCGCCCTCGCTGGCCTTCTCGGCGATCCAGGCGGTGGGGCGCAAGCTGGACGAGGCGCATATCCGCCTGCGCGAGATGAGCACCGAGGAGGCGGGCCGCCGCATCGCCCATCTGCTGCTGCGCCTGGCGCGCGAGGATGCGGGGCCCGACACGGTGCCGCCGCCGCGACCCGGCCCGGTCGAGATTCCCTTTCCCCTGACCCGCCAGGACATCGCCGACATGAGCGGCAACACCCTGCACACCGCCTCGCGCATCATGGCGGCCTGGGAGGCGGACGGCATCCTGCTGCGCGCCCGCCGCAAGGTGATCATCGCCGACGTGCCGGCGCTGGAAGCCATCGCCCAGGCGCAATCCTGA
- a CDS encoding nitrous oxide reductase accessory protein NosL, whose protein sequence is MKPLLIAALLTLALPACRDETTAALPPVTMTAEAIGRYCGMNLMEHEGPKGQVVLSKEMGAYWFSSARDTVAFSMMPDEVKDHGGLYVSDMAKAASWADPGADNWIDATKAFYVVGSTMQAGMGGAEIVPFGSRVAAEAFAADKGGSVQTFDKLTPDEVLGAGETAAEEAGDAH, encoded by the coding sequence ATGAAACCGCTGCTGATCGCTGCCCTGCTGACGCTGGCGCTGCCGGCCTGCCGGGACGAGACGACCGCCGCCCTGCCGCCCGTGACCATGACCGCCGAGGCGATCGGGCGCTATTGCGGCATGAACCTGATGGAACACGAAGGGCCCAAGGGCCAGGTGGTGCTGTCGAAGGAAATGGGCGCCTACTGGTTCTCCTCGGCCCGCGACACGGTCGCCTTCTCGATGATGCCGGACGAGGTCAAGGATCACGGCGGACTTTACGTCTCGGACATGGCCAAGGCGGCCAGCTGGGCCGATCCCGGCGCCGACAACTGGATCGACGCGACAAAAGCCTTCTATGTCGTCGGCTCGACCATGCAGGCCGGCATGGGCGGGGCCGAGATCGTGCCCTTCGGCAGCCGCGTGGCCGCCGAGGCATTCGCCGCCGACAAGGGCGGCAGCGTGCAGACCTTCGACAAGCTGACCCCCGACGAGGTTCTGGGCGCCGGCGAAACCGCAGCGGAGGAGGCCGGGGATGCGCATTGA